One window of Oryza brachyantha chromosome 12, ObraRS2, whole genome shotgun sequence genomic DNA carries:
- the LOC102713780 gene encoding protein DETOXIFICATION 21-like isoform X1, with product MERPAGGGSGDDDKTVPLLANKQDEEDVRSVGVGRRVVEENKKLWVVAAPSICARFSTFGVTVISQAFVGHISPTDLAAYALVSTLLMRFSTGILLGMASALETLCGQSYGAKQYHMLGIYLQRSWIILFGCAVVLLPIYLFTTPLLIALGQDPEISAVAGIISRWYIPIMFSYVWAFTLQMYLQAQSKNMIVTYLAFLNLGLHLFLSWLLTIKFHLGLTGVMGSMVIAYWIPVFGQLTFVFFGGCPLTWTGFSYAAFTDLSDIVKLSLSSGVMLCLELWYNTILVLLTGYMKNAEVALDALSICLNINGWEMMISLGFLAATGVRVANELGAGSARRAKFAIFNVVTISFCIGFVLFVLFLFFRGSLAYIFTESRAVADAVADLSPLLAFSILLNSIQPVLSGVAIGSGWQSVVAYVNVTSYYLIGIPLGMILGYVIGFQVKGIWIGMLLGTLVQTLVLLFMTLRTDWQKQVQIARERVNRWYMEENGRSQNSRGNP from the exons ATGGAGAGGCCGGCCGGTggtggcagcggcgacgacgacaagaCGGTTCCTCTTCTGGCGAACAAGCAAGACGAAGAAGATGTTAGATCGGTGGGGGTGGGGCGGCGAGTGGTGGAGGAGAACAAGAAGCTGTGGGTGGTGGCGGCTCCTTCCATCTGCGCCCGCTTCTCCACCTTCGGCGTCACCGTCATCAGCCAGGCCTTCGTCGGCCACATCAGCCccaccgacctcgccgcctaCGCCCTCGTCTCCACCCTCCTCATGCGCTTCAGCACTGGCATCCTC CTAGGCATGGCAAGCGCATTGGAAACATTGTGTGGGCAATCGTATGGCGCCAAGCAGTACCACATGTTAGGGATCTACCTACAGCGCTCATGGATAATCCTATTCGGTTGTGCAGTTGTCCTTCTTCCAATCTACCTCTTCACCACTCCACTTCTAATCGCCCTTGGGCAGGATCCTGAGATCTCTGCCGTGGCTGGCATCATCTCCCGATGGTACATCCCTATTATGTTTTCCTACGTCTGGGCCTTTACACTCCAAATGTACCTACAAGCACAGAGCAAGAACATGATTGTTACCTACCTCGCCTTTCTCAATCTTGGGCTTCACCTCTTCCTGTCATGGCTTCTAACAATCAAGTTCCACCTTGGCTTGACTGGGGTCATGGGCTCCATGGTCATTGCCTATTGGATCCCCGTATTTGGCCAACTCACCTTTGTCTTCTTTGGGGGTTGTCCACTAACATGGACAGGGTTCTCGTATGCTGCTTTTACTGATCTAAGTGATATTGTCAAGCTTTCGCTATCATCTGGAGTGATGCTTTG TTTGGAATTATGGTACAACACCATATTGGTTCTCCTCACCGGTTATATGAAGAATGCGGAGGTTGCTCTTGATGCTCTTTCAATATG CCTTAACATCAATGGGTGGGAGATGATGATTTCTCTTGGATTTTTGGCTGCAACTGG AGTGCGGGTGGCAAATGAACTTGGAGCTGGTAGTGCAAGAAGGGCCAAGTTTGCCATTTTCAATGTGGTCACTATTTCTTTCTGTATAGGATTTGTGTTGTTTGtgctcttccttttctttcgtGGAAGCCTGGCATACATATTTACTGAAAGTCGAGCAGTAGCAGATGCCGTCGCTGATCTTTCTCCCCTTCTAGCTTTCTCAATTTTGTTGAATAGTATTCAACCAGTGCTCTCAG GTGTCGCTATTGGATCGGGTTGGCAAAGTGTAGTTGCCTATGTCAATGTTACATCATACTACTTAATCGGTATTCCTCTTGGCATGATACTAGGCTATGTCATAGGTTTCCAAGTAAAG GGAATTTGGATTGGTATGCTTCTTGGAACGCTAGTCCAAACTCTTGTACTTCTATTCATGACACTAAGGACTGACTGGCAAAAACAG GTACAAATTGCTCGAGAGAGAGTAAATAGGTGGTACATGGAGGAGAATGGAAGATCACAAAATTCGAGGGGAAATCCATGA
- the LOC102713780 gene encoding protein DETOXIFICATION 21-like isoform X2 → MASALETLCGQSYGAKQYHMLGIYLQRSWIILFGCAVVLLPIYLFTTPLLIALGQDPEISAVAGIISRWYIPIMFSYVWAFTLQMYLQAQSKNMIVTYLAFLNLGLHLFLSWLLTIKFHLGLTGVMGSMVIAYWIPVFGQLTFVFFGGCPLTWTGFSYAAFTDLSDIVKLSLSSGVMLCLELWYNTILVLLTGYMKNAEVALDALSICLNINGWEMMISLGFLAATGVRVANELGAGSARRAKFAIFNVVTISFCIGFVLFVLFLFFRGSLAYIFTESRAVADAVADLSPLLAFSILLNSIQPVLSGVAIGSGWQSVVAYVNVTSYYLIGIPLGMILGYVIGFQVKGIWIGMLLGTLVQTLVLLFMTLRTDWQKQVQIARERVNRWYMEENGRSQNSRGNP, encoded by the exons ATGGCAAGCGCATTGGAAACATTGTGTGGGCAATCGTATGGCGCCAAGCAGTACCACATGTTAGGGATCTACCTACAGCGCTCATGGATAATCCTATTCGGTTGTGCAGTTGTCCTTCTTCCAATCTACCTCTTCACCACTCCACTTCTAATCGCCCTTGGGCAGGATCCTGAGATCTCTGCCGTGGCTGGCATCATCTCCCGATGGTACATCCCTATTATGTTTTCCTACGTCTGGGCCTTTACACTCCAAATGTACCTACAAGCACAGAGCAAGAACATGATTGTTACCTACCTCGCCTTTCTCAATCTTGGGCTTCACCTCTTCCTGTCATGGCTTCTAACAATCAAGTTCCACCTTGGCTTGACTGGGGTCATGGGCTCCATGGTCATTGCCTATTGGATCCCCGTATTTGGCCAACTCACCTTTGTCTTCTTTGGGGGTTGTCCACTAACATGGACAGGGTTCTCGTATGCTGCTTTTACTGATCTAAGTGATATTGTCAAGCTTTCGCTATCATCTGGAGTGATGCTTTG TTTGGAATTATGGTACAACACCATATTGGTTCTCCTCACCGGTTATATGAAGAATGCGGAGGTTGCTCTTGATGCTCTTTCAATATG CCTTAACATCAATGGGTGGGAGATGATGATTTCTCTTGGATTTTTGGCTGCAACTGG AGTGCGGGTGGCAAATGAACTTGGAGCTGGTAGTGCAAGAAGGGCCAAGTTTGCCATTTTCAATGTGGTCACTATTTCTTTCTGTATAGGATTTGTGTTGTTTGtgctcttccttttctttcgtGGAAGCCTGGCATACATATTTACTGAAAGTCGAGCAGTAGCAGATGCCGTCGCTGATCTTTCTCCCCTTCTAGCTTTCTCAATTTTGTTGAATAGTATTCAACCAGTGCTCTCAG GTGTCGCTATTGGATCGGGTTGGCAAAGTGTAGTTGCCTATGTCAATGTTACATCATACTACTTAATCGGTATTCCTCTTGGCATGATACTAGGCTATGTCATAGGTTTCCAAGTAAAG GGAATTTGGATTGGTATGCTTCTTGGAACGCTAGTCCAAACTCTTGTACTTCTATTCATGACACTAAGGACTGACTGGCAAAAACAG GTACAAATTGCTCGAGAGAGAGTAAATAGGTGGTACATGGAGGAGAATGGAAGATCACAAAATTCGAGGGGAAATCCATGA